Within Dysosmobacter sp. Marseille-Q4140, the genomic segment ACGGTCAGCCGGGTGAAGAGGCCGTCGTCGATCTCCTCGGTGGCCACGGCGCCCACGGCGTAGGTGCCCTGGGTCTGGTGGTCGGCGTCCAGGATGGCGAAGCCGTTTTCCGAGGTGGTCAGGAAGGACTGGACGGTGATGGTGTCCCGCTCCGGATCCGTCAGCGTCACGCCCCGGGCGTTGTACATCAGCACCATGGAGTCGCTGGTCAGGGCGGAGGCGGCGTCCACGGAGGTGTCCACCAGGGGGAAGAACAGGTAGGGGATGTTCTGATAGTAGCGCCCGGCGTCGGCGATGAGGCCGTCGGCCACGGTCATGCCGTAGGCGGCGCACATGGCCTCGAAGTTGGGCAGGTCCTCCAGCTGGCCGGCCATGGTGTAGACCACCTGGCCGCCGGTGGAGAGGTACTCCAGCACCATGCCCAGCTCGTCGTCGGCCAGGTCCCGGGTGGGGGCGTTGATGAGCAGCAGGTCGCAGTCGGCGGGGATGCCGCCGCCGGTCAGCAGGTTCACGGAGGAGACCGCCACGTGGGCCTTGTCCAGCCGCTCCGTCACGCTGAGGGGCAGGGCGGTCTCGTCGTGGCCGGTGGTCTCGTAGACCGTCCGGGACGCCTCGGACACCACCGCGTCCACGGCGGAGGTCAGCAGGCCCTCGGCGTCGAAGTCCGTCTCGCTCTTGGTGCCGTAATAGTAGTAGGTCATCAGGTCGTAGCCGATGATGTCGTCGATGGCGAAGGACTCCTGCTGGCCGGTGGCGGCGCAGGTGACCACCACCGTGCCGGCGTCCACGCCGTAGGTGCTCAGCACCGAGGGGTAGACAACCGGGTCGATGTACTCCACGCTCAGGCGGTCGCTGAGCGCGGCGTACTTGTCCAGGAAGCGGACGATGCGGCTGTCCACGCTGTCCTGATCGGACAGAATGTGGATCTCCACGTCCTGATCCAGGGCGGCGAGGTATTCCACCGACGTATCGGTGATATCATAGATGCCGCTGTTCGTCAAGTCCCATTGGGCCCAGCTCTCCGGCAGCTGCGCCGCCAGCAGGTTGAACACCACCGCCGCGGCCACGGCCAGGGCCATGAGCCCCGCGGCGAAGGCCCCCCGGCGGGAGGCGTGACGGCCCGCGGCCAGTCGCAGGGCGGTTTTCCAGTTTTTCCGTTCCATTGCCGTCACCTCCCTCAATTCCAGCGGCGCTTCTGGACCACCTGAACGGTCAGAAACACCAGCAGCGCGCACAGGGACAGATACAGCAGCACGCCCCGCAGGTCAAAGACGTGGTCGGAGGCGAAGCTGTCAAAGGCCGTGATCAGGGAGAACTTGCCCAGCACGTCCGGCAGCAGGCCGGCGAAGGCGGAGGAGTCCTTGATGTAGAACCCGGCGATGACCGCCGCGCCCACCGCCAGGGTGCCGGCGGTGATCTTCCAGTTGTCGGACAGGGCGTTGAGCAAAAAGCACACCAGGATCAGCGCCGCCAGCAGGCCCAGCAGGGACCCGGAGGCGCTGGTGGGCAGGAAGCTGACCAGGCCGTCCCACAGGTACAGCACCAGCAAGATGCCGAAGGTGCCCACGGCGGCGATCAGCTGGCTCTCCGTCAGGGCGGAGACCAGCAGACCCACGGCGATCTCTACGGCGCCCAGCAGGAAGAAGGCCAGGATGGTGCCGTAGTCCGCCAGCAGGAAGGACGAGCCGTTGAGGGCGATGATCAGGGGGCACAGGCACGCGATGGCCGTGGGCAGGGCGAACACCGTCAGCATGGCCAGGTACTTGCCCATCACCACGCCGGTGACGCTGACCGGCGCCGTCAGCAGCAGCTGGTCGGTCCTGCTGCGGCGCTCCTCCGCCATGGACCGCATGGTGAGGATGGGGACCACCACCATGAACACAAACAGCGTATAGCTCAGGGACATGGAAAAATAGGGGTAGCCGTTGAACAGGTTGTATACAAAGAAGTAGATGCCGATGAACACCGTCAGCACCGCCGTGAACAGCCACCCGGTCATGGAGTTGAAGTAGGAGGCAACCTCCCGCTTATAAATTGCCGTCATGGTCTGCCTCCTCTCTCGTCTCCGCGTCCTCCGGCGCGGGCTGCGCGGCGGCGCCGGACAGCGCCGCCGCGGCCCTGGCCGCCACGGCGTCGTCCTCGTCGGTCAGGTCCAGGAAGGCCTCCTCCAGGGAGGCGGTCCGGGGCCGCATCTCCAGGATGGGATACTGGGCGTCGGCCAGGGCGTAGAACACCGCCTCCCGCACGTCCCGGTCCCAGGACACCGACAGCCGGGCGGTGTCGCCCACACGGCTGAGCACGGCGCAGCCGGTGATGCCGGGCACCGTCTCCAGCACCGCCGCCGCCTGGTCCGCGTCCGCCCGGACCTCCAGCTCCAGGGCCCCGCCGGCGGAGAGCTTGCCCTCCAGGGCCTCCGGGGTGTCGCAGGCCACCAGCTTGCCCTTGCGGATGATGAGCACCTGGTCGCACACCGCCCGGATCTCCGAGAGGATGTGGGAGCTGAGGATCACCGTGTGGTCCTTTGCCAGCTGGCGGATCAGGTCCCGGATCTCCACCACCTGCTTGGGGTCCAGGCCCACGGTGGGCTCATCCAGGATGATGGTGCCCGGGAAGCCCAGAATGGCCTGCCCAAGCCCCACCCGCTGGCGGTAGCCCTTGGAGAGGTTGCGGATCAGACGATCCGCCATGTCCTCCAGATGGGTCAGGGTCAGCACCCGCTGGAGCTGGTCCTCCAGCTCGCCCTTGGGGATGCGCTTGAGCCGCCCGCAAAAGCACAGGTACTCCTTCGCCGTCATGTCCCCGTACAGGGGCGGGATCTCCGGCAGATACCCGATCCGGGCCTTGGCGGCCTCGGGCTCGTCGAGAATATCGTGGCCGTCGATGAGCACCTGACCCTCCGTGGCGGCCAGGTATCCGGTCATGATATTCATGGTGGTGGACTTTCCGGCGCCGTTGGGCCCCAGGAAGCCAAAGACGTGGCCGTCCTCCACCGTGAAGCTCAGGTGATCCACCGCGTAGTGGTCGCCGTACCGCTTCACCAGGTTTTTGACCTCGATCACAAAGCAAACCTCCTTTTGGGAGCGGGCGCACAGGGGCCCCTCCCGTCAACGCTGGGCAGTATAGACCGGAAATCTGAAACCGAACTGAAAGAGGGGACAAAAAACCGGACCTTTTCGGTCCGGCGGCAAGAAAGCGTGAAAAGTTCCTCTTTTCTGGGAATTTCCAGCGAGATTTTCTTGCAAAGAAAGCGGGCCTCCTATATAATAAATGCGCAAATTGCGAAAAAACTCACAAATCACATCACCGGGACGGAATGCGACCGCCCGGGGAAAGACGGAGGAAAAAAGGACATGAGAGGCGTACACAGCGCGGTGGACGATATCCGCCGCAATGTCTTTACCGAGGTGGCCCGCCTGGCCTATGAGGGTGGGGACCTCAAGCGGGTGGACGAGATCCCCTACAAGATGATCCAGGGCGAGGTGGCCCACCACCGCCACGACGTGTTTCTGGAACGGGCCATCGTGCAGGAACGGGTCCGGCTGGCCCTGGGCATGAACCTCCAGCGGGCAGCGGAGCAGATGCCTATTTCCGCCAGCATCCACGAGGCCGCCACGGACCAGAAGTATTTCGAGGAGCCCCTGGTCAACATCATCCCCTTTGCCTGCAACGCCTGCCCCCCCAAGCAGATCCGCATCACCGACAGCTGCCAGGGCTGCCTTTCCCACCCCTGCATGAACGTGTGTCCCAAGGACGCCATCTATCTGGACAAGGACAAGCACTGCCACATCGATCAGGACAAGTGCATCAAGTGCGGCAAGTGCTTCAACCAGTGCCCCTACCGGGCCATCAGCAAGATCGAGCGGCCCTGCGCCGCGGCCTGCGGCATGGACGCCATCGGCTCCGACGAGCTGGGCCGGGCCAAGATCGACTATGACAAGTGCGTCTCCTGCGGCATGTGCCTGGTCAACTGCCCCTTTGCCGCCATCGCCGACAAGAGCCAGATCTTCCAGGTCATCACCGCCATGAAAAAGCAGGAGCAGGTCATCGCCTGCGTGGCCCCGGCCTTCGTGGGCCAGTTCGGCAAGGACGCCACGCCCTCCAAGCTCAAGGCCGCCATGCGCACCCTGGGTTTTGCCGACGTGGTGGAGGTGGCCATCGGCGCGGACCTTTGCACCGTGGAGGAGGCCCAGGACTTCCTGGAGAACGTGCCGGCCAAGCAGCCCTTCATGGGAACCTCCTGCTGCCCCGCCTGGTCCGTCATGGCCAAGAAGCTCTTCCCCCAGTTCAAGGACTATATCTCCATGGCCCTGACCCCCATGGTCATCACCGCCCGCATGGTGAAAAAGGACCATCCCGACGCCCGGATCTGCTTTGTCGGGCCCTGCTCCGCCAAGAAGCTGGAGGCCAACCGCCGCTCCGTCCGCTCCGACGTGGACTTCGTGCTGACCTTTGAGGAGCTCCAGGGCATGTTCGACGCCAAGGACATCGACTTCACTAAGATCGAGGGAGACCCTGCCGACGACATGGTGGAGGGCACGGCCATGGGCCGTGGCTTTGCCGTGGGCGGCGGCGTGGCTGCCGCCGTGGTGGAGGCCATCAAGCACATCGACCCCGACCGGGAGGTCCTCATCGAGTACGGCGACGGTCTGAAGGAGTGCCGCAAGATGCTGATGATGGCCAAGGCCGGCAAGCGGGACGGCTATCTGCTGGAGGGCATGGGCTGCCCCGGCGGCTGCGTGGCCGGCGCCGGCACCGTCACCCCCGTGAAGGAGAGCGCCGTCAACGTGGAGAAGTTCAAGCAGCAGGCGGCCGCCGCCAGCAGCACCGAGAGCCCCTATCTGAACCGTCTGAAAGAAGTGGAGGAGTGATCCCGCTTTCCGGCATGCCGGTTATCCGGGTTCGCTGATCAGACCCAAGTCCCCGCCGAAACGGCGGGGACTTTTTTTGGAGGCCATGTGTCCTTCGCGGGAGGACAAACGTGTTTGATTTTGTCAATATGGAAATTCTCACATTTTTTTGAACTCGTTTTGTGTAAATTTAATATGGTTTTCGGAAAGCTTACGTAGAAAAAAAGTAAGAACCAAAGTTTTTTCCTAGGGCAGCACCGCACAATTGCTGAGGCAAGCGCTGTCGAATCACCTATCAGGCAGGAAACCATAGGCTTCCCGGCGCATTTCTTCGCGAGAGCGCACAACTTCAAGCCGCCAGGCAGGGCCTGTCAGCCAGAAGCAGATTCGCCAATGCGAACATGATATTGAATTTGGCTCGCTGTTTTTCGAGCCCTCGGTATCGCGTTTTTCGAAATTGCAGCTGTTTCTTGACGACACCGAATACGTGCTCTACTTTTGCCCGAACAGAAGACTTTGCGTGTTCTACTTTCTTTGCGGCATACTGGCCGCTCTTGCTCAGCTTTTTTAATTGAGATGGACGTCGGTTAATTTTGTATTTGATCTTGCGTCCGGATTTGTTCCGAACGATCGCGTCCTCACGGTTCCCGGCTCCAAGATAGCCACTGTCGCCGTAAACGACATCTTCCTCACCGGTCAGCAGGGATGAAGTCTGCGTCACATCATGGACATTGGCTGGTGTCGCCTCCACTGTGTGTACCAGTCCGCTGTCCTTATCCACCCCAACATGGGCTTTATAGCCAAAGTGCCATGTGTTGCCCTTCTTGACCTGATGTGCATCCGGATCCCGCTTTTTCTCCTTGTTCTTGGTGGAAGACGGCGCGGAAATAATGGTGGAATCTACGATCGTTCCCTTTTTCAGGATAAGGCCCTGTTCAGTGAGCGCGGTAACAACTTGTGCAAACAGTTTCTCCTGCAGTCCATTCTTCACCAGCAGGTTCCGAAAGCGGCCAATGGTATCTCCGTTCGGCACCTGATTGCTGGAATCAACGCCGCAGAAATCTGAAAATGCCCGGCTGTCGATTGCCTCCGCCGCTGTTGCTTCATCACTCAGGTCATACAGATTTTGCAGCAGATACAACCGCAGCATGGTCTCCAGTGGATAGGGTTTATTGCCGCGCTCTCCTTTGTAATAGCACGGCTGGATCAGCGTAAGCCATTCCTTCCACGGGACGATCCGCTCGATCTGGGCTAGAAATTCTTTCTTCTTTGTCCGTACCTGCGCCAACTCATCACTAAGCGCAGACATTGTCATCTGTTTATCCATGGTCTTATTATATCACTCCTGGCAGTATCGCGCCTACTTTTCTGTGCGGTATTGCCCTAGAAGTGCGAAGAAAATTCTATCGTTTTTTTCCAAAAGAAGCATTAAAATAAAGCCAACTTCGGAGGACGGAGGGGAAAACCGCCCTTCCGCGGAGAAAAGAAGTCAATTTTTACAGGAGGAACATCATGAAGAAATTTCTTGCCCTGATCCTGGCTCTGGTCATGAGCCTGTCCCTGG encodes:
- a CDS encoding Gldg family protein, whose translation is MERKNWKTALRLAAGRHASRRGAFAAGLMALAVAAAVVFNLLAAQLPESWAQWDLTNSGIYDITDTSVEYLAALDQDVEIHILSDQDSVDSRIVRFLDKYAALSDRLSVEYIDPVVYPSVLSTYGVDAGTVVVTCAATGQQESFAIDDIIGYDLMTYYYYGTKSETDFDAEGLLTSAVDAVVSEASRTVYETTGHDETALPLSVTERLDKAHVAVSSVNLLTGGGIPADCDLLLINAPTRDLADDELGMVLEYLSTGGQVVYTMAGQLEDLPNFEAMCAAYGMTVADGLIADAGRYYQNIPYLFFPLVDTSVDAASALTSDSMVLMYNARGVTLTDPERDTITVQSFLTTSENGFAILDADHQTQGTYAVGAVATEEIDDGLFTRLTVFGSASLTDESITSSFTNLDNTDLFVSAVLAGFDDISAISIEPVSLSVPMNTVTTAGIWGLLFILVIPAALLICGFLRWMRRRKL
- a CDS encoding ABC transporter permease subunit, with the protein product MTAIYKREVASYFNSMTGWLFTAVLTVFIGIYFFVYNLFNGYPYFSMSLSYTLFVFMVVVPILTMRSMAEERRSRTDQLLLTAPVSVTGVVMGKYLAMLTVFALPTAIACLCPLIIALNGSSFLLADYGTILAFFLLGAVEIAVGLLVSALTESQLIAAVGTFGILLVLYLWDGLVSFLPTSASGSLLGLLAALILVCFLLNALSDNWKITAGTLAVGAAVIAGFYIKDSSAFAGLLPDVLGKFSLITAFDSFASDHVFDLRGVLLYLSLCALLVFLTVQVVQKRRWN
- a CDS encoding ABC transporter ATP-binding protein; this encodes MIEVKNLVKRYGDHYAVDHLSFTVEDGHVFGFLGPNGAGKSTTMNIMTGYLAATEGQVLIDGHDILDEPEAAKARIGYLPEIPPLYGDMTAKEYLCFCGRLKRIPKGELEDQLQRVLTLTHLEDMADRLIRNLSKGYRQRVGLGQAILGFPGTIILDEPTVGLDPKQVVEIRDLIRQLAKDHTVILSSHILSEIRAVCDQVLIIRKGKLVACDTPEALEGKLSAGGALELEVRADADQAAAVLETVPGITGCAVLSRVGDTARLSVSWDRDVREAVFYALADAQYPILEMRPRTASLEEAFLDLTDEDDAVAARAAAALSGAAAQPAPEDAETREEADHDGNL
- a CDS encoding 4Fe-4S dicluster domain-containing protein produces the protein MRGVHSAVDDIRRNVFTEVARLAYEGGDLKRVDEIPYKMIQGEVAHHRHDVFLERAIVQERVRLALGMNLQRAAEQMPISASIHEAATDQKYFEEPLVNIIPFACNACPPKQIRITDSCQGCLSHPCMNVCPKDAIYLDKDKHCHIDQDKCIKCGKCFNQCPYRAISKIERPCAAACGMDAIGSDELGRAKIDYDKCVSCGMCLVNCPFAAIADKSQIFQVITAMKKQEQVIACVAPAFVGQFGKDATPSKLKAAMRTLGFADVVEVAIGADLCTVEEAQDFLENVPAKQPFMGTSCCPAWSVMAKKLFPQFKDYISMALTPMVITARMVKKDHPDARICFVGPCSAKKLEANRRSVRSDVDFVLTFEELQGMFDAKDIDFTKIEGDPADDMVEGTAMGRGFAVGGGVAAAVVEAIKHIDPDREVLIEYGDGLKECRKMLMMAKAGKRDGYLLEGMGCPGGCVAGAGTVTPVKESAVNVEKFKQQAAAASSTESPYLNRLKEVEE
- a CDS encoding IS5 family transposase, with amino-acid sequence MTMSALSDELAQVRTKKKEFLAQIERIVPWKEWLTLIQPCYYKGERGNKPYPLETMLRLYLLQNLYDLSDEATAAEAIDSRAFSDFCGVDSSNQVPNGDTIGRFRNLLVKNGLQEKLFAQVVTALTEQGLILKKGTIVDSTIISAPSSTKNKEKKRDPDAHQVKKGNTWHFGYKAHVGVDKDSGLVHTVEATPANVHDVTQTSSLLTGEEDVVYGDSGYLGAGNREDAIVRNKSGRKIKYKINRRPSQLKKLSKSGQYAAKKVEHAKSSVRAKVEHVFGVVKKQLQFRKTRYRGLEKQRAKFNIMFALANLLLADRPCLAA